The Candidatus Kapaibacterium sp. genome has a window encoding:
- a CDS encoding (2Fe-2S)-binding protein codes for MILNINNQEYNVKSSTETPLLWVLRDELGLLGTKYGCGIGVCGTCAVLIDGRAERSCIFPVSSLENSKIITIEGLSPEGLNKLQQAWVDIGVSQCGYCQPGQIITAQDLLNQKPNPTDDDIDTAMSNNICRCGTYNKIRQAIHLAAKG; via the coding sequence ATGATACTAAACATCAACAACCAAGAATATAATGTGAAATCATCAACTGAAACACCTCTATTATGGGTGCTTCGCGATGAGCTCGGGCTGCTGGGAACTAAGTATGGCTGTGGCATTGGTGTTTGTGGTACCTGTGCGGTTTTAATAGATGGAAGAGCAGAGCGTAGTTGCATTTTTCCAGTTTCAAGTCTAGAAAATAGCAAGATTATCACAATTGAAGGACTTTCGCCTGAAGGGCTTAATAAATTGCAACAAGCGTGGGTTGATATTGGTGTATCCCAATGTGGCTATTGCCAACCCGGGCAAATAATCACAGCCCAAGACTTACTAAATCAAAAACCTAATCCAACGGATGACGATATTGATACTGCAATGTCGAATAATATTTGTCGCTGCGGTACTTATAATAAAATACGTCAGGCAATTCATTTAGCGGCAAAGGGGTAA
- a CDS encoding SpoIIE family protein phosphatase produces MYLTTDGFADQMNEDGKKFSTRRFLALLESIADNPISEQNAILENEFNNHRCNREQIDDVTIVGVKI; encoded by the coding sequence CTGTATCTTACTACCGACGGATTTGCCGACCAAATGAACGAAGACGGCAAAAAATTCAGCACACGCCGCTTTTTAGCTCTGCTTGAATCAATTGCCGATAACCCAATTTCCGAACAAAACGCGATACTAGAAAATGAATTCAACAATCATCGCTGCAATCGCGAACAAATTGATGATGTAACGATAGTTGGAGTGAAGATATGA